The Neisseria macacae ATCC 33926 genome contains the following window.
ACGAAGCGCGCAACCGCTTCCTGCTGCACAGCATGGACGCCTATACCGGCCTGACCGAATACCCCGCCCCCATGCTCCTGCAACTGGACGGCTTTGAAGAAGTCCGCTCCTCCGGCTTGCAAATGACCCGTTCGCCCGGTGCATTTTTAGTCTATTTAGGCTCTGTTTTGCTGGTTCTCGGCACGATATTTATGTTCTACATCCGCGAGAAACGCGCGTGGGTCCTGTTTTCAGACGACCACATCCGCTTTGCCATGTCTTCCAGCCGCAACGAGCGCGACCTGCAAAAAGAGTTTCCGCAACATACACAAAGCCTGCAACGACTGGCGAAAGATTTAAACCATGACGCATAACCATAACCCCCTACCCGAACACGAGCTGCTGACGCACAAATCGTTCCTCAAGTCCCTGAATACGGTCGACTGCCTATTCGCCCTCCTGACCGCAGCCGGCGCATTCTTCGCCCAAACCCGCATTCAGCACGCCATGGACATCTACGAAATGGTGATTTTGTGGGCAAGCGCGGGCATTACCGTCTTTTTAGGCTGGTTTTTCAAACCCATGCGCTGGTTTGTCCCCTTGTGTGCCGTCCTCGCATACGGCGCCGTCATGCTCTACGATGGCGAAATCACGCATTCCGACAGCTTCCTGCTCAAATACTTCCTCAGCAGCCAGTCCGCGATTATGTGGCAATGCGCCTTCGTCTTCTTCGCACTCTTCGCCTATATCACCGGCGCCGTACTGGCACAACGCAAAAACGTCGCCACCAACACCCTGCTCGGCATGGGTTCCGTATTCGCCTGGGTGTCCGCAGTTGCAGGCTTTACCGGACTTTTAGTACGCTGGCACGAAAGCTACCTCCTGCGCCCTGACGCAGGACACATCCCCGTTTCCAACCTCTACGAAGTCTTCATCCTCTTCCTCGTCATCACCGCACTGATGTACCTCTACTACGA
Protein-coding sequences here:
- the ccsB gene encoding c-type cytochrome biogenesis protein CcsB — translated: MTHNHNPLPEHELLTHKSFLKSLNTVDCLFALLTAAGAFFAQTRIQHAMDIYEMVILWASAGITVFLGWFFKPMRWFVPLCAVLAYGAVMLYDGEITHSDSFLLKYFLSSQSAIMWQCAFVFFALFAYITGAVLAQRKNVATNTLLGMGSVFAWVSAVAGFTGLLVRWHESYLLRPDAGHIPVSNLYEVFILFLVITALMYLYYEARFAVQKLGGFVFSFMAIVVGFVLWYSFSREAHTIQPLIPALQSWWMKIHVPANFIGYGAFCIAAMLGIAELWALRNENAGKKSSLPPSQVIEEVMYKAIAVGFLFFTIATILGALWAADAWGRYWSWDPKETWAFIVWLNYAVWLHLRLVAGWRGKILAWWAVIGLFVTAFAFIGVNMFLSGLHSYGTL